CACGCCTCGCGCCGACCGAAGCCAGCCGCCGGTGGGCGACCCTGCTGCAGCAGATTTTCGAGGTCGACTCGCTCGCGTGTCCCACCTGCCACGGCGCCATGCGCATCGTCGCGTTCATCACCCAGGCGTCGGTGATCGACCAGATCCTCGCGCACCTCCGCACCCGCGCCTCCCGTGCGGCGCACGCGACCCACGCCGGCGCGAGGAGCCCCCCATCGACGCGGGCCCCCGCGAGCCGAGGGGCGTCACGTTCGCCACGTCCGTCGGCCGACGCTCCGCCGGTCACCTGAGTACGGCCCGACGCCCCGCCACCACGCGGGGATCTTCGGTGTGGGCGGCGGTCCCACCAGCGCGACGAATGGGCCCTCGCCGGCATCGCTCCCCCCACAGTGACCGCCGTTCCCTCGGCCCTCGAGGCGCACGAACGCGTCAACGGGCGCGCCGCCACCCGCCAGTCGGTGCTCGCGCGGCCGGTGATCGCGCCCTATACTCGACGGATAGTCGACCCGCCCCGATTGAAATTCCTATCCCGCCCCGTCCCGCGAAAGAAAATTGCGGGCGCCTCCACGACGATCGGCGGGCTGGCGCTCGCCGTGCGTACACCCGGCTGGCTCTCGGCGGCTTTCGTAGTCTGTGCGCTTTCGAGGCCGAGCCGGCGCGATTCGGAGGTAATGGCCGCGGGTGATCGTCCTGCCGGTGGTGGTGCCGGCGGCGATGATGGCGGAGCGCTCCGGGCTCCGCCGGGTGGCGTCACTTCGAATTTCGGCAACCGATCCAAGAAGGCCCGTAACTTGGCCGGTGCACAGGCTGCCCCATCGCCCCCCCCGCACCGTAACCGCAGGGACATTCCGCAGAAGCCGGCGCCGCTTCGACCTCGGCGAGCGCGCGGACCTGGTCGGGCAGCAACACACCTCCGGAGAAATACTCCGGAGACAATCCCTTGGCGACCGGCGCGATAACCCCCCGAAAGGTTTCCAGCCCATCACCAGGCCAGCTCCACGACGTGCCCAACATTCCCCACGCCCTGCGTGAAAGCCGGAGCGTCTCGCTCGCCCGGTAGAAGGCCCGCAAGGCGGGAATGGAAAAGGTGTAGGCGACTCCGTCGCGGCGAGTGCCCCACACATCGACACCGCAGGCATACTCAGTCACAGGACCGCCAGCCGCCTCGGTGCGGCGCAGCGGAATGTGCACCGTCTGCACGAACCGACCGCCCGTGACCGGTTGGAACGGAAGCGCGCCACGGGCGAGCTCCCCCATCCGCCCGTCCGCACCAAAGCCGTAACACTTCGGCTGCACGAATCGCGCGCCGGGATCGAGCCCGGTGAGGTTGATCGGCAGCACGATCATCACCTCCGCTCTCGCAGTGGTCGCGCACACCAGCGACGTGACGATCAGCAGTGCCGCGGCGACTGAACGGAATAGCATGGTGCACCTCTGAGGATGGTTCCGCTGAATCGTGCCCCGTGACGAACCCCTCCAACTTTGGGTGTGAAGCTGGTACTCCGCCAGTGCGGTTGCCGCCGCCGGCTCGTGCCGGCTGAGCTTCGCTGAGGCGGGTTGCTGCCGATCGGCGTGCCGCTACCGGCAGTTACGCACCGGCTTGCCGGCGGCATCCGTCTGCCACGCGATGGTCGAGGCAAGAGTGAATCGCTCGCGATCCGGGAGATAGGTCCAGGTCCACCACGTCCGGCACCCGGATGCACTGATTTCCTTGACCACGCGGTAGTCGTCGAACCCGTCGCCGTCGAAATCGCCAATCCTCCACATGTCCGGATTGAGCAGGTCGGCGTTGATGGCCTCTGCGCGCTCGATCTTGCGCTGTCGTCCGTGTTTTGCCGTCTTCAGGACGACGACAGAGGCCTTGACCACATGCAGTGTCCGACCGCCGGGGTACGGCTTCGTCCCCTCGGACTCGACATAGATCTCGAGATTGGCAGAGGTGCTCACCTGCACCCCCGCGGGCGGCTTCACGCGTCGCGCGCGTTGAGCCGAAAGCATGGACGTCGGGGCGCCGAGGCTTAGCAGTAGCAGCCCGGTCAACAACGGGGCGTAGCGTGGCATGGGGAAGCGGGACTGGGTGAGGGCGACGTACCCGACTGGCCGGGACGGGCATTTCAAAGGGGTGGCAGATCCTCCGCGAGAGCATACGGCGCGAGCGCCGTCCTGGCGAGCGACGAGCGCGCGGTACGCGTGGTGAATAGTCGCCCCGCCCCGATTGGTGAACGTGTCGATCACCGCCGCGGTCACTCCGCCGACCGTCCCCTGCCGGATCGTGCCGTGCCCCGACCCGTGCGTCGCTCATATCATCACCAGCATCCACGCTCCCAGCGCCAGCAACGCGGCGAGGAACATCGCGCCGAACACCAGCCCAAGGCGCCAGAAATCACGGCGATCGAGAAAACCGCAAGCGTAATACACCGGCGCTGGTCCAGTGGCATATGGCGTCAGCACACCCATCAGTCCGAGTGAGTAGCCAAGCAGCAGCACGAACGGTTGCAGCGGCAGATCGGGCACGGCTGCACCGGCGGCCAGCACGACGGGCAGCAGTGCGGTGGTGTGCGCGGTGAGACTGGCAAAGAGATAGTGGATCAGGAAGAACACCACGACGAGCATCAACATCACGAAGGTCGGCGGATACCCGGACAGCACCGTGGCTGCACGCTGCCCGAACCAGCTGATGAACCCCACTCGGCTGAGGCCGTCGGCGAGCGCCACCAGCGTGGCGAACCAGGCGAGGATGTTCCACGCCGCCTTGTGCGCGACCAGATCATCCCAGGTGATCGTGCGAGTGATCAGGAGCAGCGCGATCACGGCAAGTGCGGTCGTTGTGGGGTCGATCCAGCGACCGGCGAAGATCCATGACCCGAGCGCCAGACCGACCAGCCCCGCCATGATTCGTTCAGCACGCGTCACGCGCCCCATCGCCACCAGTTCCCGGGCTGCCCACGCGGGGACCTCTGCGCTTGACGTGATCTCCGGTGGAAACAGCCGGAAGATGAGCCAGGGCAGCGCCGCCAGCAGGGGAACGCCAATCGGAAGAAATCCGAGGGCCCATTGCGTCCACGTGATCCCGATCCCGACGCGATCCCGAACGATGTTGACGAGGAGGAGGTTCGGTGCGAGCGCGGTGACGAACATGGCACTCGTCACGCAGGTGCTGGCGAAGGCCACCCACATCAGGTACGCGCCGATCTTGCGCGGCGCTTCGTCAGGGCCCGCGCCGTAGAGCGCCGTAATGTTCCTGATGATCGGATAGACCGCACCCGCACTGCGCGCCGTGTTGGACGGCGTGAACGGCGCGAGGACCAGATCCGCGAGTGTGATTGCGTACCCGAGGCCGAGCGTCCGCCCGCCAAGCCTTCTCACGAGCACCAGCGCAATGCGGCGGCCGAGTCCCGTTTTCTCGTAGCCGAGCGAAAAGACGAACGCGCCGAAAATCAGCCAGACGGTGGCGTTGGAGAAACCAGCCAGCGCCCACTTGATCGCTTCGGCCGGTGCCTTGAACGCGGAATCCGCATGCTGTGCCGGCGAAAACAGGACGCCGGTGACGGCAACGAACGTCACGCCGATCCATCCGACCGCGGCGGCAGGCAATGGCTCGGTGATGAGCGCGAGGATCACCGTGACGAAGACCGCGAAGTAGCGCCATGCGTGCGGCGCGAGTCCGTCGGGTGGCGCCAGCAGCGCCAGCCCGAGTCCGGCGAACAGCGGCAGCGCGATCCGCAACCGCCTCATAGCATGGCCGCGATCGCCCGTCCGACCTCTGCGGTGCCGGCAGTGCCACCCATGTCGGGCGTGCGCGGCGCCTGTGGGTCAGATAGCACGCGCTCGATCGCCTGCAACACCTCAGCCGCCGCCTCAGCGTGGCCAAGGTGTTCGAGCATCAGTGCTCCCGACCAGATCATGCCGATCGGATTCGCAATCCCGCGACCGGCGATGTCCGGCGCCGATCCATGCACGGGTTCGAAGAGCGAGGGAAAGCGCCGCTCGGGATTGATGTTCGCACTCGGCGCAATGCCGATGGTGCCGGTGCACGCCGGGCCCAGATCGGAGAGAATGTCGCCGAAGAGATTGCTCGCCACCACGACGTCGAACCAGTCGGGATGCCGCACGAAGTGCGCCGTCAGAATGTCGATGTGGTACTTGTCCACGCGCACATCGGGGTAGTGCGCCGCCATCGCGACCACGCGCTCGTCCCAATACGGCATGGTGATCGAGATGCCGTTGCTCTTGGTGGCGGAGGTCAGGTGCCGCTTCGGGCGTCGCTGCGCCAGCTCGAACGCGAACTTCAGTACCCGATCCACGCCCGTCCGCGTCATCACGGTTTCCTGAATGACCGTCTCGCGGTCCGTTCCCTCGAAGATGCGTCCACCGATACTGGAGTATTCGCCCTCGGTGTTCTCGCGCACGACATAGAAGTCGATCTCACCCGGCACCCGCCCAGCGAGGGGTGACGGAATGCCCGGCATCAGTTTCACCGGGCGCAGGTTCACATACTGGTCGAATTCCCGCCGGAAGCGCAGCAGGCTGCCCCAGAGCGATACATGGTCCGGCACGGTAGCCGGCCAGCCCACCGCGCCGAAGAAGATCGCATCGGTGTCGAGCAACTGCGTGCGCCAGTCCGGCGGCATCATCTCGCCGTGCGCGGCGTACCACGCACAACTGGCCCACGGCTTGTGCTCCCACGTCACCGTGATGGCATGGCGTCGGCACACGGCCTCGACGACCCGCATGCCTTCCGGCAGAACTTCCACGCCGATGCCGTCGCCGGGGATGCTGGCAATGCGATAGTGATGGCTCATGTCAGTGCGCGTGGGTCGTCAGGAATGGCAGGATCTCGGAGGAGAGTGCATCAGGTGCCTCTTCCGCCAGGTAGTGGCCGCAATCGAGTGCACGTCCTTCAACCGCTTCGGCCACGCGTTGCCACTCGTGGAGCACATCGAAGCACCGCGCCACGACGCCGTGCTGTCCCCAGAGGACCCGGAGCGGCACGCGCAGCTGGCGACCATCCGTGCGGTCATCACGGTCGTGGACGAGGTCGATGCCGGCGGATGCACGGTAGTCCTCGCAGATGGCGTGGATCGTGGCCGGGTCGCTCGCGCACCGTTCGTATTCGGCAAGCACGTCGGCGGGAAATGGGCCCAGACCGGCGTGCCGGCCGCCCAGAATGCTGCGTACGTAGCGCGCCCCGTTCGAACCGATCAACGCTTCAGGCAACGGGGCTGGCTGAATGAGAAAAAACCAGTGCCAGTAGGCGCGAGCGAACGCGTCGCTCGTCTGTTCGTACATCGCCAGTGTCGGCGCGATGTCGAGCAGCACCATCGCACGCACGCGCGCCGGATCGTCCATCGCGAGGCGGTGTGCCACCCGCGCGCCCCGATCGTGCGCGACCACGAGAAACCGATGGTGGCCGAGCGATTCCATGAGTGCGACGAGGTCAGCGGCCATGACGCGCTTGCTGTACGTCGCGTGATCGGCGGAGCCGGCGGGTTTATCGGAGTCGCCGTACCCACGCAGATCAGGTGCAACCAGTGTGAAGTGCGGCGCCAGCAAAGGCCACAGGCGATGCCACATCAGGTGCGTCTGCGGATGACCATGCAACAGGAGCACGGGTGGCCCCGTCTCGCTGCCGACACGCACATTCAGCGTGATCGCATCCGGCCCGGTGCCCACCCTGACGCGCCGCGCGGGAAGATCGCGCAACGCATCAGCGGCCACGTTCGGGGATGGGTCGCCAGGCACTGTCATGGTATCGTCGCGATCGCCGCCTCGATGCGCCGTGCGAAGGCGATCGGCTGGATCTCCTTCCCTTGGAACATCCACTGGTTCAGTACCGCCACCGTACGCGTCTTCGGGAAGACGAACACATACTGGCCGCCGTATCCCCAGCCGAAATATGCCCCCGGATCCTGCAACACGTCGGGGCCGACGGTCCACCACATCAACCCGTAGTTCACGCGGGGTGGCGCCTGTCCGGGCGCCATCGGTTGCTGGCCACGCACCGCCTCCGCGACCCACTCGGCGCTCACCACTCGCGTTCCGTTCCACATCCCCTGATCGAGCATCAGTTGCCCAAGCTTCGCCAGATCTGCGGGCTCCAGATACAGCCCACCCTCGGAATCGGTCAACCCGCCGGATGATCGCTTCCAGTGGAAACGGGTGATGCCAAGCGGGGCGAACAGATGCTGCTCGGCGTACACCTGCAGATCTACACCGGTGGCGCCGCGGAACACCTCCGCCAGCAGGGCGGCGGCACCGTCGTTGTAGTGGTACTTCGCGCCCGGAACCGTTTCCATCGGTTGGGCAAGCACCATCGCCACCCAGTCGGCGCTGTTCTCCATGCGCTGCGTAATGTCGTCATCACTGCCGTACCCGCCACCCTCGGGCCAATCGATTCCGGACGTCATCGTGAGCAGATGACGGATGGTGATCTTCTTTCGCAGTGAATCGCGGAACGCCGCAGCGTGCGCCGGGATGAAGGGCGCGATCGGTTGATCGATGGTCGCGATGTCCTTGCGTGCGAGCGCGACGCCGTAGACCATCGACACGATACTCTTGCTCACGGATTGCAACGTGTGCAGGGTGCGACCCTGATAGAACGGATGCCAGTTCGGATCCTGATAGTTGTACGCGCCTGGCGGGGTCTTCATGGGATAGACCCCGACATAACTGCGCGGAAACGTGCGCGACAGCAGCGGCACGCCGTTGCGTTGCACATGCAGGGCATCGACATACCCGAAGTCGCCGCGCGCCATGGAGTCGGCCAGTGCGGTCAGCGCTGGAGAGGACGCAACCGGAGCGGGGGCCATGCAACAGACGGCATCGCGCTGCCTGGCAAACCAATCCGTGATGTAGGCCACCTTCGCGATGTGGTGGCTTGGCCGACCGCGCGCCCCATGCGGTTCGCCGGGCAACCGCACCAGTTCCGTGGGCACGCCACGCAGACGCAATGCCGTGAACCAGGTTTCGGACTGTCCGAATGGCGTGCGATAGTCGCTGTCGCCACTCATCACCAGCGTCGGCGTCTGCACACCGGCCACGCGCGAGAGCGGCGACCGCGCCCAGTAGTGGGTCGGATTCTCCCACGGTGCGCCGCGCAACCAGTGGCCCTGGAAGTGCGAGCCGTTGTCGGCCGTCAGCACTTCACTGGTCCAGTCCACGACGGGGTAGAGCACGGCGGCGGCGCGGAATCGCGTCGTGCGTGCGGTCAGCCATGCCGTCAGCAAACCGCCACCACTACCGCCGGTGACGTACAGTTGCATGGGATCCGCCATGCCACGCGCCACGACGGAATCGACCGCCGTGAGCAGGTCATCCGCGTCGTCACCGGGATACGCCTTGTCGATCAGGCGCGCGAACGCCTCACCGTAACTTGTCGAGCCGCGAGGATTCACGTAAAGCACCACGTACCCCTGCGCGGCCATCCACTGCTTTTCGAGATCGAAGCGATCCCCGTACGCCGCGAACGGGCCGCCGTGGATCTCGAGGATCATCGGATACTTCTTCCCTGGCGTATAGCCGGGCGGGGTGATGATCCACGACTGGAAGCGCCGGCCGTCTTTCGACGACGTTGCCCAGAACGACGAGACTTGCCCCACCTGCCGCTCCGCGAAGACATCGTCATTCACGGCCGTCAGCCGCTTTGCCGGGGCACCCGCCGCGGTGGCGAACCAGACGTCGCCGGGTGAAGTCGGCGAGCCTCGTGTGAGCGCGAGTGCGCCATAGCGACTCTGCGAGAAGGCCTCGCCACCACCATAGGCCTCGATGTCGCTGCCGAGCGAGTCGGCCATCAATGTCGTCGAACCATCGAGGCTGATGCGCCACAGGCCGACGCGCCCTTCGCGATCGGCCAGAAACAGCAGGCCACTGCCGTCGGGGAGCCAGGCTGGATCCTCGATGGCCGCGTCAAACGTGGCCGAGAGCAGACGCGGTTTCGCTCCCCCACCGCGTGCCATCAACCAGAGCCGTGGTTGCGTCCACGCGTGCCCCGAATCCGCGACGCTGACGAACGCGAGCCACTTGCCATCGGGCGAGATGGCGGGCGAGCGATTCGTTCCGCGCCGCTGGAACACCGGCGTGACCACCCCATCGGCAACACGGACCTCGAAGAGATCCGACGACCGTGCGGTCATGTCAGGGGACGGATTGCCGTTCGCCGTGACGATGAGCGCGGCGCCGTTCGGCGTCCAGATACCGGGCGTGGCGCCGTATGCACGTCCAAAGTGCAGCACGCCGCCAGAGGTGATCTGTCGTGGCGTGCCACCGGAGGAGGGCATCACGAACAGTTCCGTGCGACCGGTCGGCAGCAATCCGACGCCGTCACTGCGGTATCGCAGATCGGTCGCCACCACCGCGGAGGGGGCCCACGTGGCGCCCGTCGGCGTCCCAGGCATGCCCGTCGGGACACGCGCGGGCGACGCCACGAGCATGGCAAACGCGATCTGCGATCCGTCGGGGGAGAGCGTGAACCATTCCGGTG
Above is a genomic segment from Gemmatimonas sp. containing:
- a CDS encoding anion permease, with protein sequence MRRLRIALPLFAGLGLALLAPPDGLAPHAWRYFAVFVTVILALITEPLPAAAVGWIGVTFVAVTGVLFSPAQHADSAFKAPAEAIKWALAGFSNATVWLIFGAFVFSLGYEKTGLGRRIALVLVRRLGGRTLGLGYAITLADLVLAPFTPSNTARSAGAVYPIIRNITALYGAGPDEAPRKIGAYLMWVAFASTCVTSAMFVTALAPNLLLVNIVRDRVGIGITWTQWALGFLPIGVPLLAALPWLIFRLFPPEITSSAEVPAWAARELVAMGRVTRAERIMAGLVGLALGSWIFAGRWIDPTTTALAVIALLLITRTITWDDLVAHKAAWNILAWFATLVALADGLSRVGFISWFGQRAATVLSGYPPTFVMLMLVVVFFLIHYLFASLTAHTTALLPVVLAAGAAVPDLPLQPFVLLLGYSLGLMGVLTPYATGPAPVYYACGFLDRRDFWRLGLVFGAMFLAALLALGAWMLVMI
- a CDS encoding tartrate dehydrogenase — its product is MSHHYRIASIPGDGIGVEVLPEGMRVVEAVCRRHAITVTWEHKPWASCAWYAAHGEMMPPDWRTQLLDTDAIFFGAVGWPATVPDHVSLWGSLLRFRREFDQYVNLRPVKLMPGIPSPLAGRVPGEIDFYVVRENTEGEYSSIGGRIFEGTDRETVIQETVMTRTGVDRVLKFAFELAQRRPKRHLTSATKSNGISITMPYWDERVVAMAAHYPDVRVDKYHIDILTAHFVRHPDWFDVVVASNLFGDILSDLGPACTGTIGIAPSANINPERRFPSLFEPVHGSAPDIAGRGIANPIGMIWSGALMLEHLGHAEAAAEVLQAIERVLSDPQAPRTPDMGGTAGTAEVGRAIAAML
- a CDS encoding alpha/beta hydrolase; translation: MTVPGDPSPNVAADALRDLPARRVRVGTGPDAITLNVRVGSETGPPVLLLHGHPQTHLMWHRLWPLLAPHFTLVAPDLRGYGDSDKPAGSADHATYSKRVMAADLVALMESLGHHRFLVVAHDRGARVAHRLAMDDPARVRAMVLLDIAPTLAMYEQTSDAFARAYWHWFFLIQPAPLPEALIGSNGARYVRSILGGRHAGLGPFPADVLAEYERCASDPATIHAICEDYRASAGIDLVHDRDDRTDGRQLRVPLRVLWGQHGVVARCFDVLHEWQRVAEAVEGRALDCGHYLAEEAPDALSSEILPFLTTHAH
- a CDS encoding prolyl oligopeptidase family serine peptidase; amino-acid sequence: MNRLLSLLLVAAVIVPGRAVAQGRETDTLSTASPLARVAYLTQLDRLDDTRSDEARCSAAASLNAFVLLGGSIDSVARLFGLPLDHTIGTAHRVQDRLYLHADVDGVAGVLGSTKPVTDATGAIVAARRSAGDEFHRVLDVVGLRAEPLFGATLKTVGVRDSAVNAYLRTRENAVFIVGADADLSRGARPSRAPTAASANHYIVIARLNRAWYKVDSWYRAGQRTVSPLTEAEVRGFLHRTPVTPYGVERLSEGGPRLAPAGYDRPPEGRDLFNAAAGAPAETHSAATPLGPLDLFRLETVSEPQLSPDGRRIVYVRQSNDLMRDRSITQLWMVNTDGSMHRRLTAGDGNDRAPQWTPSGDAIVYLSSVDGTTQLFRRDVASEQTTRLAKLPATPEWFTLSPDGSQIAFAMLVASPARVPTGMPGTPTGATWAPSAVVATDLRYRSDGVGLLPTGRTELFVMPSSGGTPRQITSGGVLHFGRAYGATPGIWTPNGAALIVTANGNPSPDMTARSSDLFEVRVADGVVTPVFQRRGTNRSPAISPDGKWLAFVSVADSGHAWTQPRLWLMARGGGAKPRLLSATFDAAIEDPAWLPDGSGLLFLADREGRVGLWRISLDGSTTLMADSLGSDIEAYGGGEAFSQSRYGALALTRGSPTSPGDVWFATAAGAPAKRLTAVNDDVFAERQVGQVSSFWATSSKDGRRFQSWIITPPGYTPGKKYPMILEIHGGPFAAYGDRFDLEKQWMAAQGYVVLYVNPRGSTSYGEAFARLIDKAYPGDDADDLLTAVDSVVARGMADPMQLYVTGGSGGGLLTAWLTARTTRFRAAAVLYPVVDWTSEVLTADNGSHFQGHWLRGAPWENPTHYWARSPLSRVAGVQTPTLVMSGDSDYRTPFGQSETWFTALRLRGVPTELVRLPGEPHGARGRPSHHIAKVAYITDWFARQRDAVCCMAPAPVASSPALTALADSMARGDFGYVDALHVQRNGVPLLSRTFPRSYVGVYPMKTPPGAYNYQDPNWHPFYQGRTLHTLQSVSKSIVSMVYGVALARKDIATIDQPIAPFIPAHAAAFRDSLRKKITIRHLLTMTSGIDWPEGGGYGSDDDITQRMENSADWVAMVLAQPMETVPGAKYHYNDGAAALLAEVFRGATGVDLQVYAEQHLFAPLGITRFHWKRSSGGLTDSEGGLYLEPADLAKLGQLMLDQGMWNGTRVVSAEWVAEAVRGQQPMAPGQAPPRVNYGLMWWTVGPDVLQDPGAYFGWGYGGQYVFVFPKTRTVAVLNQWMFQGKEIQPIAFARRIEAAIATIP